One region of Pogona vitticeps strain Pit_001003342236 chromosome 1, PviZW2.1, whole genome shotgun sequence genomic DNA includes:
- the LOC110070829 gene encoding sulfotransferase 6B1, with product MAARGLSESLEKKQEEPEKTTSKDGLFLYNGDLYPAIICCPETLKILDTFKARTDDVVLVGYAKTGTNWVAQMLTELEAASGKYDEEERKQRQQNLQELKIAPYLEFGDPGKFERMEKIPSRRIIKTHLIPHKIPRSIFEQKPKILVLFRNPKDTAVSYYHFSKGMRLIPSEQTWDDFFSDYMNGKVPYGVYLDHIIAWNKYIDDKNIMFTTYEELKENTALGLKKIAEFFEFSVTEQDIQTIIEKTSFKSMKEKGIETHGMAAKSLFRKGIVGDWKSLFTEEQSKEMDRRFEEHAASTKLGKMLKYDVYCKN from the exons ATGGCTGCAAGAGGATTAAGTGAAAGTttggagaagaagcaggaagagcCAGAAAAGACTACTTCTAAAGatggtttgtttttatataatggCGATTTATATCCTGCTATTATCTGTTGCCCTGAAACACTGAAGATCCTTGACACGTTTAAAGCGCGGACAGATGATGTGGTACTTGTGGGATATGCCAAAACTG GCACTAACTGGGTTGCCCAGATGTTGACTGAGCTAGAAGCTGCATCTGGAAAGTatgatgaagaagaaaggaagcaaaggcAGCAAAATTTACAAGAATTAAAGATAGCCCCATACCTTGAATTTGGAGACCCAGGGAAATTTGAG agaatggAGAAGATACCTTCCAGAAGAAttataaaaacacatctcattcCACATAAAATTCCTAGGTCGATTTTTGAACAAAAACCAAAG ATACTAGTTTTGTTTCGGAACCCAAAGGACACCGCAGTCTCTTACTACCATTTCTCCAAAGGCATGAGATTGATTCCCAGCGAGCAAACTTGGGATGATTTCTTCTCAGATTATATGAATGGAAAAG TTCCCTATGGTGTTTATTTAGACCACATTATTGCATGGAACAagtatattgatgacaaaaataTAATGTTTACTACCTATGAGGAACTAAAAGAG AATACAgcactgggactgaaaaaaatagCCGAATTCTTTGAATTTTCTGTGACTGAGCAAGATATTCAAACCATTATTGAAAAGACTAGTTTCAAGTCCATGAAAGAGAAAGGTATTGAAACCCATGGAATGGCAGCCAAGAGTCTTTTTCGTAAAG GCATAGTAGGCGATTGGAAGAGTCTCTTCACTGAAGAGCAGAGCAAAGAAATGGACAGAAGATTTGAAGAGCATGCAGCAAGCACTAAGCTTGGAAAAATGTTGAAATATGATGTATATTGCAAGAACTAG